AAGGGAACTTCCGAAGGATGAGTACCTTGAACTGGCGCGGGAGTGGGACATCCCGACGGAAGAACCGGAGCGCGAAAACCCGAAGCTCCTTCACGGCGCGGTCGCGGCAGAGATGGCCCGCAGGGAGCTTGGCGTTACGGACAGGGATGTTCTGAAGGCCGTTCGGGAGCACACCGTCGGAGCGGCGGAGATGACGGGGCTTTCGCTTGTTCTGTTCCTGGCGGACAAGATTGAATCCGCAAGGGATTATCCGAGCGTCGAAAGGATACGGGCGCTGTCCGGTGAGAACCTGAGGGGCGCGGTTGCGGAGACGCTGCGCCGCTCCATTACCTACAACGAGGAGCTTGGCAAGCCGACCCATCCCGAGAGCCGGGCGGCGCTCCGCTGGCTAGAAGAGAGGCAGGGGCGGTAAGCCGAAGCCGAGCGTCCGGCCTATCGCCGGATGGACCTCGAAGAGCGCGTAAGCCGAGACGGCTACCATCAGCCCGGCGACGATAAACTCCGCCGCCCCGCCCGAGCGTACGCCGCCCGGCACAAGCCGGAAGTTTTTCCTGACCGGCCACAAAAGCGGCACCCCCCAGGTGTTCAGCGCGTCCGCCGCGACGTGCGATACGACCCCGGCTACAAGCGCGAGCTGCAACGCCGGAGAGAACCCGAGGAGCAGGTACACGGGCAGACAGAACAGCAGCAACCCGAGCAGGGAATGCGTCAGGGTGCGGTGCCCGACCGTCCGAAAAAGCCCGAAAGACGCGGCCCGAAGCGCCCAGCTGACCGGTCGGGTAACGGCGTTTGCGAGCGGGTTCCTGCGCCGGCTGAGGCCGTTTCCGAGCCGGGAGCGCGGGTTGTCCACGTCCG
This sequence is a window from Rubrobacter indicoceani. Protein-coding genes within it:
- the yqeK gene encoding bis(5'-nucleosyl)-tetraphosphatase (symmetrical) YqeK, whose amino-acid sequence is MTSLPKEMLLRAADLARRNLSDARYGHTLRVAECAEHLARLHGVDGKRARLAALIHDAARELPKDEYLELAREWDIPTEEPERENPKLLHGAVAAEMARRELGVTDRDVLKAVREHTVGAAEMTGLSLVLFLADKIESARDYPSVERIRALSGENLRGAVAETLRRSITYNEELGKPTHPESRAALRWLEERQGR
- a CDS encoding metal-dependent hydrolase, coding for MTRGRTVATRAGSGRRDDERKGLSAVIATTHSIFGVAALAGAGLALGVEPPVWAYPVAAVAAWLPDVDNPRSRLGNGLSRRRNPLANAVTRPVSWALRAASFGLFRTVGHRTLTHSLLGLLLFCLPVYLLLGFSPALQLALVAGVVSHVAADALNTWGVPLLWPVRKNFRLVPGGVRSGGAAEFIVAGLMVAVSAYALFEVHPAIGRTLGFGLPPLPLF